In Lineus longissimus chromosome 9, tnLinLong1.2, whole genome shotgun sequence, one genomic interval encodes:
- the LOC135494103 gene encoding uncharacterized protein LOC135494103 — protein sequence MSAPMEKNSVVISKGNFDNNLPHGRRKFYDLASNDERKITRDDQISSPRRLLPYIEKNVIGKEKIFSGPFGQRSVLYCDYTASGRSLSFIEDYIRKEVLPEYGNTHTTTTVTSLQTTLFRHEARDIVRNAVHASEHDAVIFTGNGCTGAVHKLINALHLSTPPVVFIGPYEHHSNLLPWKEIGADVIRISTTEDGLVDMDCLTTELERWQLSGRELIGCFSAASNVTGILADVNAITVCLHKHGALAFWDYATAGPYVEIDMHPVVASKDQPYVYKDAVYLSPHKFVGGVGTPGILIAKKKLFRNPVPSGGGGGSIFFVRRDCHRYLQEVEMREEGGTPAIVESIRAGLVFNLKEAVTPEVILEREHSVCRNVLDCWKDCSNLVILGPTSVPRLPILSFLIKHPDSGLYLHHNFICAVLNDLFGIQARGGCACAGPYALDLLGIDEELAQKIENLLLEDGRLDRTHLRRYREYSDREILRPGFARLNFPFFMCDEDVDFVIEAVKMVAEDGWKLLPQYLFNPETGEWRYRKHQVFKDRKWLSHISYGSGEMLYQEPVPNIKGPLPDNREDCLAKARAIFNSASKVKTELSDQALLFGDVAAEIRWFLLPSEAQLWISKPQHAKQRAAHPLPFHPGKPVQHIRHIFKSKNGQSCNGCDRFSVVLPGGQAEKCTEDDNVDDTRTVQDIVGGDVHVAKVLLTDRSEEQSESSPRVNDLAETFKDGLRDYLTEGFIGCADDDHDLGQRSADADVKGNHGDSGLSQPTGIRTAASDRDVFDVSTENYRTKKLTVSGGEDYTNNIVESANLNLCSEQANSSPESVKQFLLSIVEKVSLSQTASEKNVNPENLPSKFSELHVDSNSSAISESSPSAACLACVPKKGPAAAGQEETKPQVKWHPPSKVIFNPTLEALEEYKMIRDGDKVLVCLSGGKDSLSLLHSLRQYQFYAKKKGVVFQLGAVTVDPGTSSYDPSPLKGYLKALNVPYFYEEQGILEQAAQLPYACASICSFCSRMKRGRIYAAARQEGYNVLAMGQHLDDLAESFLMNAFHNGGLRTMKANYVVKEGDLRVIRPLVYVREKDLRQFAEEKKLPVIAENCPACFEAPKERHRMKQLLAAQELLFPKIFSSLMSAMKPLMALGRTGASVNEKGESNVDDEDL from the exons ATGTCTGCGCCCATGGAGAAGAATTCAGTTGTTATTTCAAAGGGAAATTTTGATAATAATCTGCCACATGGCCGAAGGAAATTTTATGACTTAGCCTCAAATGATGAGAGGAAGATTACTAGAGATGATCAGATAAGCAGTCCACGTCGCTTGTTGCCATACATCGAAAAAAATGTCATTGGAAAGGAGAAAATATTCTCTGGACCTTTTGGCCAAAGATCTG TTTTATATTGCGACTACACTGCATCAGGGCGATCACTGTCGTTCATAGAAGATTATATCAGGAAGGAAGTTCTTCCTGAATATGGCAACACCCATACTACCACCACTGTTACCTCTCTTCAGACCACACTGTTTAGACATGAGGCCAG GGACATAGTAAGAAATGCTGTTCATGCCAGTGAGCATGATGCTGTCATCTTCACAGGGAATGGTTGTACTGGAGCTGTTCATAAACTCATCAATGCTCTCCATTTGTCAACTCCACCA GTTGTCTTCATTGGTCCTTATGAGCATCATTCGAACCTGCTGCCATGGAAGGAGATCGGGGCAGATGTCATCAGGATCTCGACTACTGAGGATGGTCTTGTTGATATGGACTGTCTGACCACTGAACTAGAG CGATGGCAGTTATCAGgtcgcgagctgattggttgtttctctGCTGCATCCAACGTGACAGGGATCCTGGCTGACGTTAACGCCATCACCGTTTGTCTTCATAAACATGGCGCACTGGCATTCTGGGATTACGCCACTGCTGGGCCGTACGTGGAGATCGATATGCACCCTGTGGTTGCCAG TAAGGACCAGCCTTATGTATATAAAGATGCCGTTTACCTGTCGCCCCATAAGTTTGTAGGCGGAGTAGGAACACCAG GGATCCTAATAGCCAAGAAAAAGTTATTCAGGAATCCTGTCCCATCCGGTGGAGGAGGTGGATCAATCTTCTTT GTTAGAAGGGATTGCCACAGATACCTTCAAGAGGTTGAGATGAGGGAGGAAGGAGGAACCCCGGCCATTGTGGAGTCCATCAGGGCTGGATTGGTGTTTAACCTCAAGGAGGCTGTCACCCCTGAGGTCATTCTTGAGAGGGAACACAGTGTCTGTAG GAATGTCCTTGATTGTTGGAAGGACTGCAGCAATCTTGTCATCTTAGGCCCGACATCTGTTCCCAGACTTCCAATCCTCTCTTTCCTCATCAAGCATCCAGACTCAGGTCTCTACCTCCATCATAACTTCATCTGCGCTGTCCTCAATGATCTGTTCGGGATACAAGCAAGAGGAGGCTGTGCTTGTGCTGGACCTTACGCCTTG GACCTTCTTGGAATTGATGAAGAATTGGCACAAAAGATAGAGAACCTTCTGTTGGAGGATGG GAGACTTGATCGAACACACCTTAGACGATACCGAGAATATTCTGACAGAGAAATCCTCCGACCTGGGTTTGCGCGTCTCAACTTCCCTTTCTTCATGTGTGATGAAGACGTCGACTTCGTAATTGAGGCTGTGAAAATGGTGGCAGAAGATGGATGGAAACTGCTGCCTCAG TATCTGTTCAACCCAGAGACCGGAGAGTGGAGGTATAGAAAGCATCAGGTTTTCAAGGACCGGAAGTGGTTGAGCCACATAAGCTATGGTAGCGGTGAGATGTTGTACCAGGAGCCGGTGCCAAATATCAAAGGTCCTCTCCCAGATAACAGAGAAGATTGTCTGGCTAAAGCTCGTGCGATATTCAATAGTGCATCTAAG GTGAAGACTGAGTTGTCAGACCAGGCTCTTCTCTTTGGTGATGTGGCGGCTGAAATACGCTGGTTCCTTCTCCCCAGCGAAGCCCAGCTGTGGATTAGCAAACCACAGCATGCCAAGCAGAGGGCTGCCCACCCACTACCATTCCATCCAGGGAAACCAGTTCAACATATTCGtcacattttcaaatcaaaGAATGGGCAAAGTTGCAATGGATGTGATAGGTTCTCGGTGGTGCTTCCAGGTGGTCAGGCTGAGAAATGTACTGAGGATGATAACGTTGATGATACACGAACTGTTCAAGATATTGTTGgtggtgatgtacatgtagcaaaggTGCTTCTAACTGATCGGTCTGAAGAACAAAGTGAGAGTTCTCCGCGTGTGAATGATTTGGCGGAAACATTCAAGGATGGGCTTCGTGATTATCTGACTGAAGGCTTCATTGGTTGtgctgatgatgaccatgaccttggCCAGAGGTCTGCTGATGCAGATGTAAAGGGTAACCATGGAGACTCAGGGTTGAGCCAGCCAACAGGTATTAGAACAGCTGCTTCTGACAGGGATGTATTTGATGTCAGTACTGAAAATTACCGGACTAAGAAATTAACGGTATCTGGTGGTGAAGATTACACAAACAACATTGTTGAATCAGCCAATCTGAACCTTTGCTCAGAGCAAGCAAATTCAAGCCCAGAATCAGTGAAACAATTTCTTCTATCGATTGTTGAGAAGGTTTCGCTCAGTCAGACAGcatctgaaaaaaatgtgaatCCAGAGAATCTTCCAAGCAAATTCAGCGAATTACACGTGGATTCCAACAGTTCTGCTATCAGTGAAAGTAGTCCATCTGCAGCTTGTCTTGCCTGTGTACCGAAAAAGGGACCAGCTGCAGCAGGTCAAGAAGAGACCAAGCCACAGGTGAAGTGGCACCCCCCATCCAAGGTCATCTTCAATCCAACATTAGAG GCCCTGGAGGAATACAAGATGATCCGAGACGGTGATAAGGTCCTGGTGTGTTTGTCCGGTGGCAAGGATTCTCTATCATTGCTCCATTCACTACGACAGTACCAGTTCTATGCAAAGAAAAAG GGTGTGGTTTTCCAGCTTGGTGCTGTGACAGTTGATCCTGGTACTTCCTCCTATGATCCTAGTCCTCTGAAGGGATATCTCAAGGCGCTGAACGTACCGTATTTCTACGAGGAACAAG GTATCTTGGAACAGGCCGCTCAACTCCCCTATGCATGTGCATCCATCTGTAGCTTCTGTAGCCGCATGAAGAGGGGAAGGATCTATGCTGCGGCGAGACAGGAGGGCTACAATGTGCTTGCCATGGGACAACATCTCGATGATCTGGCAGAGAGCTTTCTGATGAACGCCTTCCACAATGGCGGTCTACGCACGATGAAGGCGAACTATGTTGTCAA GGAGGGCGATTTGAGAGTCATTCGTCCATTGGTGTACGTAAGAGAAAAGGATCTACGGCAGTTTGCTGAAGAGAAGAAGTTGCCAGTCATAGCAGAGAACTGTCCTGCCTGCTTTGAAGCACCCAAGGAGCGACACCGCATGAAACAGTTACTGGCTGCTCAGGAACTTCTCTTCCCAAAGATTTTCTCAAGTTTGATGTCTGCAATGAAACCATTGATGGCACTTGGTAGGACGGGAGCATCTGTCAATGAGAAGGGGGAGTCAAATGTAGATGATGAGGACTTATGA
- the LOC135493362 gene encoding ubiquitin carboxyl-terminal hydrolase 38-like, whose translation MDRILSGILASDKAEPVKKALFQKISNAASMPQTVEVVVKVLEISASMTLDGNSTLETENGINIFKLWAKYNLNTFEMFFTASYVHHLLNEEMVNKCAAVKLLRESMTLMQNNEKIEQLQCIIAAKSINFLRSYPDLATLYEFTKFLVTFPNCVPRGDLRATFCSAYIKALHKLAMPLKFDEIPAYMTNVESLAKFLKSVWESSTQDALFTSLQTILGLIATPGDENQDGEVPMSLVAVVQLLPTSMISDATKAVLNDRSLTDENMKIAMMCMMQWMSWVTASHINQWVLAFLKGLATLQRYSVLVEITLSTVELVYEKLSFPVVRDGAMSVLSYMLMSYQHCPEAFHKIASLIPNTIQNLQQENTPSSRKCMENLAELAHCQMYLHSGFPDLYDPILEDIKEYDAPAPEVIQRHLAESKWTAQCIDVITSPSSASVVKKSETGKIGLVNLGNTCYMNSVLQALYMCDDFRRAVLSSPIHPQNRVLLKLQHSFAHLKLSQRAAYSPTAFLNASRPPWFTQGHQQDCSEYLRHLLVLLHEQEQAARKETSHKEEKMETEQSETNKTLIDKIFTGKLETTHCCLKCGKHSSRTESFIDLSLPFPDTKCDEGLTNGAAKGEKLAGGDSSSSVHEAAVTSSSPANTDVKDLKDKGVCLSKMVDFFLAPETLHGDNCYHCDHCESLQDAERTIQITAAPHYLVLSLLRFSYDVKSQSRSKLLKDVKYPKVLYLPVMTEYPQCNGQSATKAPKTVVNHEMYCLNAVIIHAGLSSDCGHYYSYARHQYQGEMNSSEMDIGETNNDELNASSTEKWFLFNDNRVSFSSYESFSSVTKRFSRDTAYVLFYKKMTKPGDHAENGQLNEWTEAPIRRDLKEAVERDNRAFFEEQERTARLKSRQKRSSNFGASPPFFRYPDDDKGGPPGSCGGGGGFGGLNNDGPRFVF comes from the exons ATGGATAGGATCCTTTCTGGCATCCTGGCCTCGGACAAGGCAGAGCCTGTCAAGAAGGCCTTGTTCCAGAAAATATCAAATGCTGCATCAATGCCGCAAACGGTAGAAGTAGTCGTCAAAGTTCTTGAAATCAGTGCCAGTATGACATTGGATGGTAACTCAACCCTGGAAACAGAAAATGGCATCAACATATTCAAACTCTGGGCAAAATATAACCTTAAcacatttgaaatgtttttcacaGCATCTTATGTCCATCATTTGTTGAATGAAGAAATGGTGAACAAGTGTGCTGCCGTTAAGTTACTAAGAGAAAGTATGACTCTCATGCAGAACAATGAAAAAATAGAGCAACTCCAGTGTATAATCGCAGCTAAGTCGATCAACTTCCTACGTTCTTACCCAGATTTAGCAACGTTGTATGAATTTACCAAGTTTCTCGTCACATTTCCAAACTGTGTTCCAAGGGGAGACCTCCGAGCTACATTTTGTTCTGCTTATATCAAAGCTCTTCATAAACTCGCAATGCCACTAAAGTTTGATGAAATACCTGCATACATGACCAATGTTGAGAGTCTGGCAAAGTTTCTAAAGTCTGTGTGGGAATCGTCTACCCAGGATGCTCTCTTCACGTCTCTTCAGACGATCCTCGGATTGATAGCTACACCAGGTGACGAGAACCAAGATGGAGAAGTCCCAATGTCGCTTGTCGCGGTCGTCCAACTGCTACCAACGTCAATGATCAGTGATGCAACTAAAGCAGTCTTGAATGATCGGTCACTGACAGATGAGAACATGAAGATAGCTATGATGTGTATGATGCAGTGGATGAGCTGGGTTACTGCCTCGCACATCAACCAGTGGGTCTTGGCATTTCTGAAAGGACTGGCTACTCTACAGCGGTATTCAGTACTCGTGGAGATCACATTGTCTACAGTAGAACTG GTTTATGAGAAGTTGTCGTTTCCCGTCGTACGAGATGGCGCTATGTCAGTCCTCTCCTACATGTTGATGAGCTATCAGCACTGTCCTGAAGCTTTCCACAAG ATTGCTAGCCTGATTCCGAACACGATTCAAAATCTACAACAGGAGAACACGCCATCCAGTCGGAAATGTATGGAAAATCTGGCTGAACTTGCTCACTGTCAGATGTACCTTCACTCGGGCTTCCCTGACCTCTATGACCCAATCTTGGAGGATATAAAG GAATATGATGCCCCAGCCCCAGAGGTCATCCAAAGACACCTTGCTGAGAGTAAATGGACAGCTCAGTGCATTGATGTGATCACTAGTCCCTCCTCGGCTAGTGTGGTGAAGAAGTCTGAGACTGGAAAGATTGGTTTGGTGAACCTGGGAAATACATGCTACATGAACAGCGTTCTTCAAGCCTTGTACATGTGTGATGA TTTCAGAAGAGCAGTGCTGTCCAGTCCCATCCATCCGCAGAACAGAGTCTTACTCAAGTTACAGCATTCCTTTGCTCATCTTAAACTCTCTCAGAGGGCTGCCTACTCTCCTACAGCATTCCTGAATGCTTCTAGACCTCCGTGGTTCACTCAAGGCCACCAACAGGACTGCTCGGAATATCTGCGACATCTGCTTGTGCTTCTTCATGAACAGGAACAAGCCGCCAGAAAGGAGACCAGTCAtaaagaggagaaaatggagacAGAACAATCAGAAACAAACAAGACTCTGATTGATAAAATCTTCACGGGAAAGTTAGAGACAACGCATTGCTGTCTGAAATGTGGCAAACATTCATCCCGGACTGAAAGTTTCATTGATTTGTCGTTGCCCTTCCCTGATACCAAGTGTGATGAAGGTCTAACCAACGGTGCCGCAAAGGGAGAGAAATTAGCTGGTGGCGACTCCTCTAGTTCTGTGCATGAAGCAGCGGTGACATCGTCCAGTCCTGCAAATACTGACGTGAAGGATTTGAAAGACAAAGGAGTGTGTCTATCCAAAATGGTTGATTTCTTTCTGGCGCCGGAGACGTTGCATGGGGATAACTGTTATCACTGTGATCACTGTGAGAGTCTGCAAGATGCTGAGAGGACTATTCAAATCACAGCAGCTCCTCATTACCTCGTTTTGAGCTTGCTTCGATTTTCTTATGACGTAAAAAGTCAGTCGCGATCAAAACTCCTAAAAGACGTCAAGTATCCCAAGGTGCTGTACTTACCTGTGATGACAGAGTACCCACAATGCAATGGCCAGTCCGCTACAAAAGCACCAAAAACTGTTGTTAATCATGAAATGTACTGTTTAAATGCTGTGATAATCCATGCAGGACTTTCCTCTGATTGTGGACATTACTACAGCTATGCGCGTCACCAGTATCAGGGAGAGATGAACAGTTCTGAAATGGATATTGGTGAAACAAACAACGACGAACTGAATGCCTCATCTACTGAAAAATGGTTCCTTTTCAATGACAATCGTGTTTCTTTCTCCAGCTATGAGTCTTTCAGCAGTGTGACCAAGCGATTCTCCCGGGACACTGCCTATGTTCTGTTCTATAAGAAAATGACTAAGCCAGGCGATCATGCAGAGAATGGCCAGCTGAATGAGTGGACAGAGGCACCTATCAGGAGGGATTTGAAGGAAGCGGTGGAGCGGGACAATAGAGCCTTCTTTGAG GAACAAGAACGAACCGCTAGGTTGAAGTCTCGTCAGAAGCGCTCATCCAATTTTGGTGCCTCACCTCCTTTCTTTCGTTACCCGGATGACGATAAGGGTGGACCGCCAGGAAGTtgtggaggaggaggaggatttGGAGGTCTCAACAATGATGGGCCGCGATTTGTCTTCTAG